The Cloeon dipterum chromosome X, ieCloDipt1.1, whole genome shotgun sequence genome includes a window with the following:
- the Fer2 gene encoding twist-related protein 1 isoform X4, producing the protein MQSTRMQADSSSGPFKMQSFGALYDAQGDDDELPSCAFAGRSTIQHYLSMTEEQGEGVMVSNGDESGMHLGASSAAGSSSNNYYHQQAACSSASGGGGGGGGGGGSPYRVQRHAANVRERKRMLSINSAFDELRVHVPTFPYEKRLSKIDTLRLAIAYIALLREVLHTDYDPLTYVEKCLRGEIKPERAEWNTSDLTARLSWINWENLGVNPGRRGVLTNLTLSADNMTG; encoded by the exons ATGCAATCGACGCGGATGCAGGCggacagcagcagcggccCATTCAAAATGCAGAGCTTCGGCGCCCTCTACGATGCCCagggcgacgacgacgagctgCCCTCCTGCGCCTTCGCCGGACGCTCCACCATCCAACACTATCTCTCCATGACAG AAGAGCAGGGAGAGGGAGTGATGGTGAGCAACGGTGACGAATCAGGGATGCACTTGGGGGCGTCCTCGGCGGCCGGCTCGAGCAGCAACAACTACTACCACCAGCAGGCAGCGTGCAGCAGCgcgagcggcggcggtggcggcgggggcggcggaggcggcagTCCGTACAGGGTGCAGCGGCACGCGGCCAACGTcagggaaagaaaaagaatgCTGAG CATCAACTCTGCCTTTGATGAGCTTCGGGTTCACGTGCCGACTTTCCCCTACGAGAAGCGGCTGTCCAAAATCGACACGCTCCGCTTGGCCATCGCCTACATTGCGCTGCTCAGGGAGGTCCTGCACACCGACTACGACCCTCTCACCTACGTCGAAAAGTGTCTCCGAGGCGAGATCAAACCCGAAAGGGCCGAATGGAACACTAGCg ATCTAACAGCAAGGTTGTCTTGGATCAACTGGGAAAACCTGGGAGTCAATCCAGGGCGTCGGGGCGTGTTGACAAACCTGACCTTGTCCGCCGACAACATGACTGGCTAA
- the Fer2 gene encoding twist-related protein 1 isoform X2: MQSTRMQADSSSGPFKMQSFGALYDAQGDDDELPSCAFAGRSTIQHYLSMTEEQGEGVMVSNGDESGMHLGASSAAGSSSNNYYHQQAACSSASGGGGGGGGGGGSPYRVQRHAANVRERKRMLRSAPTLGPKDTVKIINSAFDELRVHVPTFPYEKRLSKIDTLRLAIAYIALLREVLHTDYDPLTYVEKCLRGEIKPERAEWNTSDLTARLSWINWENLGVNPGRRGVLTNLTLSADNMTG; the protein is encoded by the exons ATGCAATCGACGCGGATGCAGGCggacagcagcagcggccCATTCAAAATGCAGAGCTTCGGCGCCCTCTACGATGCCCagggcgacgacgacgagctgCCCTCCTGCGCCTTCGCCGGACGCTCCACCATCCAACACTATCTCTCCATGACAG AAGAGCAGGGAGAGGGAGTGATGGTGAGCAACGGTGACGAATCAGGGATGCACTTGGGGGCGTCCTCGGCGGCCGGCTCGAGCAGCAACAACTACTACCACCAGCAGGCAGCGTGCAGCAGCgcgagcggcggcggtggcggcgggggcggcggaggcggcagTCCGTACAGGGTGCAGCGGCACGCGGCCAACGTcagggaaagaaaaagaatgCTGAGGTCGGCACCTACCCTCGGCCCCAAGGATACCGTAAAGAT CATCAACTCTGCCTTTGATGAGCTTCGGGTTCACGTGCCGACTTTCCCCTACGAGAAGCGGCTGTCCAAAATCGACACGCTCCGCTTGGCCATCGCCTACATTGCGCTGCTCAGGGAGGTCCTGCACACCGACTACGACCCTCTCACCTACGTCGAAAAGTGTCTCCGAGGCGAGATCAAACCCGAAAGGGCCGAATGGAACACTAGCg ATCTAACAGCAAGGTTGTCTTGGATCAACTGGGAAAACCTGGGAGTCAATCCAGGGCGTCGGGGCGTGTTGACAAACCTGACCTTGTCCGCCGACAACATGACTGGCTAA
- the Fer2 gene encoding twist-related protein 1 isoform X3, which translates to MQSTRMQADSSSGPFKMQSFGALYDAQGDDDELPSCAFAGRSTIQHYLSMTEEQGEGVMVSNGDESGMHLGASSAAGSSSNNYYHQQAACSSASGGGGGGGGGGGSPYRVQRHAANVRERKRMLSSINSAFDELRVHVPTFPYEKRLSKIDTLRLAIAYIALLREVLHTDYDPLTYVEKCLRGEIKPERAEWNTSDLTARLSWINWENLGVNPGRRGVLTNLTLSADNMTG; encoded by the exons ATGCAATCGACGCGGATGCAGGCggacagcagcagcggccCATTCAAAATGCAGAGCTTCGGCGCCCTCTACGATGCCCagggcgacgacgacgagctgCCCTCCTGCGCCTTCGCCGGACGCTCCACCATCCAACACTATCTCTCCATGACAG AAGAGCAGGGAGAGGGAGTGATGGTGAGCAACGGTGACGAATCAGGGATGCACTTGGGGGCGTCCTCGGCGGCCGGCTCGAGCAGCAACAACTACTACCACCAGCAGGCAGCGTGCAGCAGCgcgagcggcggcggtggcggcgggggcggcggaggcggcagTCCGTACAGGGTGCAGCGGCACGCGGCCAACGTcagggaaagaaaaagaatgCTGAG CAGCATCAACTCTGCCTTTGATGAGCTTCGGGTTCACGTGCCGACTTTCCCCTACGAGAAGCGGCTGTCCAAAATCGACACGCTCCGCTTGGCCATCGCCTACATTGCGCTGCTCAGGGAGGTCCTGCACACCGACTACGACCCTCTCACCTACGTCGAAAAGTGTCTCCGAGGCGAGATCAAACCCGAAAGGGCCGAATGGAACACTAGCg ATCTAACAGCAAGGTTGTCTTGGATCAACTGGGAAAACCTGGGAGTCAATCCAGGGCGTCGGGGCGTGTTGACAAACCTGACCTTGTCCGCCGACAACATGACTGGCTAA
- the Fer2 gene encoding twist-related protein 1 isoform X1 produces the protein MQSTRMQADSSSGPFKMQSFGALYDAQGDDDELPSCAFAGRSTIQHYLSMTEEQGEGVMVSNGDESGMHLGASSAAGSSSNNYYHQQAACSSASGGGGGGGGGGGSPYRVQRHAANVRERKRMLRSAPTLGPKDTVKISINSAFDELRVHVPTFPYEKRLSKIDTLRLAIAYIALLREVLHTDYDPLTYVEKCLRGEIKPERAEWNTSDLTARLSWINWENLGVNPGRRGVLTNLTLSADNMTG, from the exons ATGCAATCGACGCGGATGCAGGCggacagcagcagcggccCATTCAAAATGCAGAGCTTCGGCGCCCTCTACGATGCCCagggcgacgacgacgagctgCCCTCCTGCGCCTTCGCCGGACGCTCCACCATCCAACACTATCTCTCCATGACAG AAGAGCAGGGAGAGGGAGTGATGGTGAGCAACGGTGACGAATCAGGGATGCACTTGGGGGCGTCCTCGGCGGCCGGCTCGAGCAGCAACAACTACTACCACCAGCAGGCAGCGTGCAGCAGCgcgagcggcggcggtggcggcgggggcggcggaggcggcagTCCGTACAGGGTGCAGCGGCACGCGGCCAACGTcagggaaagaaaaagaatgCTGAGGTCGGCACCTACCCTCGGCCCCAAGGATACCGTAAAGAT CAGCATCAACTCTGCCTTTGATGAGCTTCGGGTTCACGTGCCGACTTTCCCCTACGAGAAGCGGCTGTCCAAAATCGACACGCTCCGCTTGGCCATCGCCTACATTGCGCTGCTCAGGGAGGTCCTGCACACCGACTACGACCCTCTCACCTACGTCGAAAAGTGTCTCCGAGGCGAGATCAAACCCGAAAGGGCCGAATGGAACACTAGCg ATCTAACAGCAAGGTTGTCTTGGATCAACTGGGAAAACCTGGGAGTCAATCCAGGGCGTCGGGGCGTGTTGACAAACCTGACCTTGTCCGCCGACAACATGACTGGCTAA